A region of the Capsicum annuum cultivar UCD-10X-F1 unplaced genomic scaffold, UCD10Xv1.1 ctg57460, whole genome shotgun sequence genome:
ttctttcttatgtatgtatatatggtaGAGGATGAATTTCTCGGTGAAAATCCTACCTCTACCACAACCTGAATCCCGTGTGCATGGAGAGTTTAATGTGCCATGTTGCATTAAACTTGTAGAATACCTATTAAACACAAATGACAAATTAACATATACACAGACAAGAACAAAGAGAACCTGAAATCTCGAGATACAATGATCTTCACCATATAAAGCCTTAAACCCCTCCACCAGATTCATGTGTGGGTTCCTTGGGAAAAAATGGACACTCGAATTCACCAATGCGTTAACTTTGTCTGGCCTAAAAAGGCATAAATGCCAAGCAATTATGGCACCCCAGTCATGAGCAACAACAAACACGTTATCTTCATTTGGATCTATGGCTTCAAGCAGTGTGATAAGATCACCCACGAGGTGAAAGAGACTAAGCTTTGAAATGTCATTAACAGGTGCACCTGTAGTATCTCCATAAACCCTTAAGTCTGGTGCCACGGCACGGTAGCCACGTTCAGCTAAATAGACCATTTGGTGGCGCCATGAGTACCTGATGTTGTAGATCTTGGATTAACTATCATAGAGCCAAAGCAAATGGAGAAGAGAAAAGAACACAAAGTATTATGGGAATTCGTGATCTATAGGTCACACAGAGACAACCTTTTTGTTATTCAAGCCCTTTCAGAATCTGTTGTTCTACGGAAtacagagaagaagaagaaaatacacGTAGGTGGATAAAAATATTCTACTTGTTTATTCATCcaataaatagacaaaaatactcctattctatttctaactaggaaactaataaaatcctattctaacttcaactaggatactaataaatcctattctatatcaacttaaataactgaatttcaaaaataaaaatactaaactaaaaaataaaaataacagcaaataactcaatacttcaacactcctccttgagatGTTTGCTGGTAACTGCAAGTTGGTCACGAAGAGTTTCAAATCTGAATTTGGGAAGAGCTTTGGTAAATATATCAACGAGTTGATCTTCCTTG
Encoded here:
- the LOC124893317 gene encoding epoxide hydrolase A-like gives rise to the protein MDNCEELMPKYLGFVKSVVDSDYLYLNISCKMLQQDKILKVICKNLVKKCIEMVNEIAETKEDQLVDIFTKALPKFRFETLRDQLAIYNIRYSWRHQMVYLAERGYRAVAPDLRVYGDTTGAPVNDISKLSLFHLVGDLITLLEAIDPNEDNVFVVAHDWGAIIAWHLCLFRPDKVNALVNSSVHFFPRNPHMNLVEGFKALYGEDHCISRFQVPGEIEAEFAPYGAKAVLKKFLTYRDPAPFYFPEGKGLDAIPDAPAALSSWLSEEELDYYASKFEKTGFTGPINY